TAAACTGCATGCTCCGCAGCGTTTTTCTGAGTCCCCTCAATTGGGGCAGCCAGCGGTTTACCCGACGACAGTAATCCTGGTAATCAGCGCCAAATTTCCCTTCTAGATAGAACTCTTCAGCCATCACAATGGCTGCATAGGCGGTGAGGAAAAAACCAAGCCCCAAAATGTAGACCCACGGGTTATTGTGGATAAGAAAAAGTCCAAATAGTATCAGCAAATTGCCCAGATAAAGGGGATTTCGGCAGTGGGCGAAGATTCCCTCCCGCACTAAGGTATCGGCATGGACCCGTTTATTCAGTCCTCCCCGCTTAATATAAGCGAGACCAATCACGGCAATGCGTACGCCCTCTCCCATGGCAGAGATGAAAAATCCAAGAATATCCATCCCCAGGCCATCATCCGTATTATCCAGCGGCGGCAAGGGGCGAAAACCAAACAGCAAGGCCACTAATACCAAAGGGAAAACAACATTACGATATTTAAAGAGAAAATTGCCATAATGGATAACAAAGGATTGGCAGGATGCCTTCATGGTAGGTTTGGCCTCATTTAACCGCGAGAATGCCGCTGAAATTATACCAGCGGAAAAACTCCTCAACATGGCTAAATCCAACGCTTGCCAGCAGCTCGTAGTTCTCCTCGGGACGGTAAGGAATGAGCACATTCTCCAAAGCTTCCCGTTTCCGAGCAATCTCCACATCGGAATAGCCCTGGCGCTTTTTCATATTGTAGTAGTAGCGAATAAACAGGCGATTAAACAGGCTGTCGTTCAAGGTCACTTTCTCAAAGATGATAAGACAGCCTTGCTCATTCATCCCTTCGATAAGACCTTGGAGCATCCGAGTACGGTGCAGCGGACGGATAAACTGCAGAGTCAGTATCATGATGACCACAGAAGCATCTTCGATAATCCGCTCGCGATGCAAATCAGCAGCCATAAATTCGCAGCGGCGAGTACTCTTCCGCGCCAGGAACTTTTGCCGCCCTTTCTCCAGCATTTCCAGGGAATTATCCACGCCGATGAAGTGGACCCTGGGATCGAGGGCTGCATCGAGTCTTAAAAGCGTGGTTCCGGTCGCGCATCCTAAATCAAAAAGATTAGTCCCTGGTACGGCAAAATCAGCAGTAATTTCCTCGGTCATCCGCTGCATTTCATCGTAGAAAGGAACAGAACGATGCACCATATCATCGAACACGGAGGCAGTGGCCCCGTCAAAACGAAAATCTTCAATAGCCGAGTTGCTTTCCGCAAATAGCTGATCGTGAAATACTCTGGAACCTTCCCCCGCGCTATCCGGTACCAGATCGGTATCATCCACTCCTTTCATCGGTAGTCCTCTCGCAAGCGAACGCCTGAACAAACGGGACATTATTTTTAGACTTATTCAGATCAAGGAAAAAAAACACGGATACCCGCTGTTAGGGAGACGAACTCTGGCGATAACGTTTCGGATTGGCCGTTGATCTTGACCTGGGTGTTAAAAAAGGCAGCCCGCTTGACCTCAAGGTTAAAAGCTACATTATAGCCGATAAAGTAATCAACTCCAGCACCGAAGATGGCCACAATAGAATTATCCTGACCACCAGAAAGTCCGGTGACGGAAAGCGGTTGATCCGGATCGCCTATCTCGGCGAAACCAAGACCGGGACCTGCTAATAGATAGGGACTAAGTTTGTCATTAAGCAAAGGATAGCGAAAACGCCCTAGGGCTGAGATAGTCCATATGGGATATCCTGTAATTTTGCCAAGGACGGGCGATCGCAACTGGGTTCGGCCATAATCGCCAGCAAGCTCCACGCCCCAATGCTTATTGAAATTCATGCCTATTGACCCACTGGGCCAAGGTCCAGATGTGCTATCGAAACTGGCCTCTGGAACAGCATTTCTATCGGTAAGAAAAGCAACGCCACCTCGCAAGCTAAGATAACCTCGCATGGCATCCTTATCCCGAGCCGGTCGCTGCTCTCCAAGCCAAGCATACTTACCCGTCGCTAGCTGATCAAGATAAACACGCATGTTGGCCGTGACACCAACAGCATCCAAGGTAAGTTCCCGCTCCTCTGTGGAAATTGAGATTTCAGGATGAAAGCCGAAATAATATTTTGCTTCGACTCCAAGGGCAATATTATCTGTTATAAAATATTCAGCGCCGCCACCAACCACCCCCAGAGGCACTGTGTCGCTACCGCCCCCCGTAAAGGAGAAATCCTCACGGCCGCTAAATTCTCCGATACCGATACCACCACCCGCCAATAAGTAGGGAACCAGCCGATCCTGGAGTAACGGGTAGCGGAATCTTAACTGGCCTAGCCAAGTCGTTGTAGCGTAGTCCCCTGCCTTTTTGCCAGAGGTTTGCAAAAGGTTGGTTTTAATATAATCGTAGGCAAATTCAATGCCCCAGTAGCGCCCTAGATCCGCGCCTAAGGTGGCACCAATATGGGGTTCTTCCGAGGGGGATTCAAGGCGCACATCAGAGACCGCATCGGGTTTCGTATAATTATAAAAAGAGTTTTCGAACCCCAATCGAGGTTGTAAATAAGGGCGGATACCAGCTAGCTCGTTAGCTTGAACGGTTAGTGGCATCAATACAAGCAGCAAAATCGTTATGGAAAATAGATTATGTTTACTACTCACAAATACTCTCTTTATTTTTCATCTTCTACCATTTGTTCACTATAGGATAGCCTATTTATTATTAATACTTTGGATTTCTTGCTACAGCTCTTTGCCATGTGATCGCGTAAAGCTTGTGTTATTCGTTGGTAAGCCTTTTATCCTTCCCCCTCCCGGTCCAGAAATCTACAATCAAGCGGTGTATTAAAAGTGATTGTAATGAATGTCCGCAGCCGGGGTAGTTGTTTTCCCATGAGGAGCGATTGGGAAGAGCCTTTTATCAGCACCGGAATGATGGGGATTGGAAAATCCTCTAACAGTAGGCCGATTCCTTGCTTATTTAAAGAGTTGAAATTTGCCACTAACTAAATAGGCAGAACAATAAATCGAAAAACCCGAGGGCTAAGATTAGTGCTGAGCATGTAGGGATCAGGATGAATTCACCGGAAGCCCAAAACCAAAATTCAAGAATAAAACCTGAAGCCGTAAACTAGCCAAATTAGTCGTTTTTAGGTAGTCAGGTACTATAAAAAAGCTTAGGTGAGAGCAAAATAATAGCTAAATGAGGTTATTTTTAGAGGACGGAAAACCAATTTTCCCCTCATGGCCTAAAAAAATGAGGCCGTCACGGGCCAGTATCGGATACCGGGTAAGTTTAAGATTAAGAGCATCCGCTCCAAGGGGATGAATATTCGTTCTCACGCGGTAGGGATTCGCTATGAAGATGGTGAACGCAGGCTGAAGACAGGCTGATTATTTTTCATTCTGGCGAGGATAAATTCTCACCGAAGTTAACGTCCTCGACCTCTGTCTCAGACTCATCCGAAACCAAATATATTAATATTCTTAACATTCTATATAAAATTGAAACTGCAGCTCTCTTAAAACGCGCTATACTTTCACTAAAATCTACAGCAAAATCCGCCATGGAGAAAATAGCGAGCACCTCTGATATCATTCTTGATACTGCCTTGGAACTGGCCGAAGAAACTTCTTGGGAGAATGTGCGCCTGTATCACGTTGCCCAACGGGCAGGATTGACTTTAAACCATATTCGCCGCTATTTCAGGGAGAAAGAAGAACTGGTGGACGCATGGCTGGATCGAGCTGACCGGGCCATGCTGGATGAAACAAACTGTCCTCACTTCTTGGCCCTCTCTCCTCGAGAGCGCCTAAATCAGCTATTTATGGCATGGCTGGAAGCTCTCTCTCCACACCGCCCGGTGATGCGCCAAATGGTATTTAACCGGCTCGAACCAGGCCACCTTCATATGCAGGTGGCAAGCCTATTACGCATCAGCCGCACGGTGCAATGGGCTCGGGAGGCCGCTCAACGGGAGCAAACCTTTCTATTTCGGGCGTTTGATGAAACTGCTTTGACCTCCACCTACCTGGCCGCTTTTCTCTGTTGGCTAAATGATTCCACCCAAAATTATCAAAGAACCCGTCGATTACTCGATAGAATACTGTATCTAGGCGAAGTCATAGAGTCTCTTAAACCCTCGTTCCTGCGACCCTACCAACCGGAAGAAAATTTCACGCCGGCTCCGCCCCAAGAGGCCCGTTAAAAATATAAGGAAATCCAATACCCTATCCTTTTTCCAAGCAAAATTGAGCGCATCCGATACCCTTATCTAGTAAATGGACACACTCACCCATGCTTTAAGTGGTGCGCTGCTAGCTCGCGCCACTGCCTCTTCCAAGCAACCAACCGGCCAGCTCAGGGTAGGAGAGCGAGTGCTCCTGGGCGCCTTGGCTGCGACTTTTCCGGATAGCGATTTTATTCTCCGTTGGACTACCGACCTGCTTACTTATCTTAATCTGCATCGAGGAATTACCCATTCCGTAGTCATGCTTCCCATATGGGGAGCGCTGCTAGCTACCCTATTTTGGCGGCTTCGGGGAAAGCAAAAACCTTGGCAAGTATATTTCGGCGTGTCCCTATTAGGAATAAGCATTCATATCGCCGGAGATGTTATCACCGCTTATGGCACCCAAATTTTCGCCCCTCTCTCCAATTACAAAGCAGCTTGGCCCACTACTTTCGTCATTGACCCTTGGTTTACCGGTATTATTGTCATTGGATTATTGGGCTGCTGGTATTGGCGCCATTCCCGTCTACCCGCAGTAATAGGCTTAGCTATATTGGCAGTCTATGTGGGATTTCAGGGGATGCTTCGAGCGCAAGCGCTAGCATTGGGTCATGAGTATGCCCGCCAACAATCACTAGCCAACATCCGAGTTCATGCTCTACCTCAGCCCCTGTCCCCTTTTAATTGGAAAATTGTGGTAGCGGCGCCTCAAAAATATTACGTTAGCCAGGTTAACCTTCTGCGCAAACAGATCCCGGTTCCTGCGCTGCCCAATTCCCCTTTTTGGGTTGGCCTTTATACAGCCTATCCGCCGCTAACTGCTATGAAGTGGACGCAGTACCAACGGTACGGGAATTCCAATGAAGAATCTTTGGCCCGCACCGTTTGGCAGCAGGAGATTTTGCAAGGTTACCGCCAATTTGCGCAGCTCCCAACTCTTTATGCCATCGACCGGAAGGCTGGCCGCCTGTGCGTCTGGTTTGTAGATTTACGCTTTATTCTCCCTAACCTTATTCCACCGTTCCGTTATGGAGGTTGCCGCCAAGCGCAAGACTCTGGTTGGGAGCTACGCCAATTACCCGGAACTCCTGGCGCTTAGCCACTCACAACACAGTCCGAGACTTCCTCCGCTAAACGCAAGCTGCCCGTCAATTGCGCCACCGCTCTCAAGTCATGGCGCTTGAGGTAAGCTACAATTTCCGCGTTGATTTTGGCGCAAAGCAAAGGGTCATAAAACAAGGCGGTACCTACTCCCACCGTAGTAGCGCCCGCAATGAGAAATTCCAGAGCATCTTTGCCAGAAGCGACTCCCCCCTGCCCAATAATTGGGATGCCATGCGCCCGGCATGCCTGATAGACTTGACGCACCTTGAGTAAGGCAATCGGCTTTATGGCGGGCCCCGACAATCCCCCCTGGATATTTCCGAGAAGCGGAGTGCGCTGCTCTATATCAATGGCCATTCCCATCAAGGTATTGATGACGGCAAACCCATCCGTTCCCGCTTCGATACAGCGACGGGCATTTTCTTCTATTGAGGTTTGGTTAGGGGAAAGCTTGGTGATCAGGGGTTTACGGGTCACCTTTCGACAGGCCTCCACCACCCGCGCCGACATATGGGGATCGTTGCCAAAAGCAACGCCCCCTTCTTTTACATTAGGGCAAGAAATATTGATTTCTATGGCATCAATTGGGGAATTGTCGAAGCGGCGGGTGACTGCCGTATACTCTTCAATAGTGGAGCCAGAAACATTGGCGATATAGCGGGTTTCGCTAAAGTCAAGCGCTGGCAAGATATGATCGACTACATAATCTACGCCGGGATTTTGCAGGCCAATGGCATTGAGCATGCCCATGGGCGTTTCATAAATCCGATGGAGGGCATTTCCCAAGCGGGGAGCCGCCGTGGTTCCCTTGAGACATACCGCTCCCACCTCCCGGTTGGAGAAACCCACTACCCGAGTATATTCTTCCCCAAAACCGACGCAACCTGAAAGCAATACTAAGGGGCTTTGCAGCTCCAGCCCACAAAAATCAACCTTTAGCCTTGCCCAATCGGTATCACTTAAGTCAGTATTGAATGTTTCAGCCATTTCTTGCCATACCGCAATGTTCCATGTCGTATTACTTGAACCTGAAATCCCGCCCAACACAGGCAATATCATACGCCTTTGCGCTAATACCGGGGCTATTCTTCATTTAGTACAGCCACTGGGGTTTGAATTGGACGATAGGCGCCTGCGCCGTGCCGGGCTAGATTACCATGAATGGGCGAAAGTTAAGGTGCACCCCAGCCTGGAGCATTTTTTGGATAAAACCCAGCCGAGGCAACTGTGGGCCTGCTCTACCCGAGGGCAACAACCCTACGATAAGGCCAATTTCCACCCGGGTGACGCGCTCTTATTTGGCCCAGAAACCCGTGGTCTCCCCAGGGAATTGCTTGAAACCTTGCTTTCACGGCAAGTGCTGCGAATTCCCATGGAACCCACTAGCCGCAGCCTTAATCTTTCCAATGCGGTTGCGGTCGTGCTCTATGAAGCCTGGCGTCAGCAAGGTTTTGCTAAAAAAAGTAAGCCAGCTACCCAAAAAACTTAATTTCACAGGATAAAACGCCCCTTAGTAGCGATCTACCGCCCCCCTTGTCTCTTCCGCTAGCCAATCCTGGGGCCGCAGAAATTTTTCATAGAGTCGTGCCTCTGGGGTTCCCGGAGCCGGCTGCCAATGATAACGCCACTTTACCAAGGGCGGCAGGGACATCAGAATGGATTCAGTTCGCCCTCCTGACTGAAGTCCAAAAAGAGTACCCCGATCATAGAGGAGATTAAATTCCACATAACGCCCCCGCCGGTAGAGTTGGAAGTCCCGTTCCCGCTCGCCGTAGGTGAGGGTTTTGCGCTGCTGCACAATAGGTAAATAAGCCAACAGATAATGATCTCCCACGCTTTGCATGAAATCAAAGCAACGCGAAAATCCCCATTCATTCAAATCATCGAAGAATAATCCGCCAATTCCCCGGGTTTCATCCCGATGCTTCAGGTAAAAATACTCATCACACCATTTTTTGTAACGGGAATAAACCGTTTCTCCAAAAGGGATACAAGCCTCACGGGCCATGCGGTGCCAATGAATAGCATCTTCCTCGAAAGGATAATAAGGCGTGAGATCAAAACCACCACCAAACCACCAAA
This sequence is a window from Nitrosococcus oceani ATCC 19707. Protein-coding genes within it:
- the trmL gene encoding tRNA (uridine(34)/cytosine(34)/5-carboxymethylaminomethyluridine(34)-2'-O)-methyltransferase TrmL, which codes for MFHVVLLEPEIPPNTGNIIRLCANTGAILHLVQPLGFELDDRRLRRAGLDYHEWAKVKVHPSLEHFLDKTQPRQLWACSTRGQQPYDKANFHPGDALLFGPETRGLPRELLETLLSRQVLRIPMEPTSRSLNLSNAVAVVLYEAWRQQGFAKKSKPATQKT
- the cmoA gene encoding carboxy-S-adenosyl-L-methionine synthase CmoA encodes the protein MKGVDDTDLVPDSAGEGSRVFHDQLFAESNSAIEDFRFDGATASVFDDMVHRSVPFYDEMQRMTEEITADFAVPGTNLFDLGCATGTTLLRLDAALDPRVHFIGVDNSLEMLEKGRQKFLARKSTRRCEFMAADLHRERIIEDASVVIMILTLQFIRPLHRTRMLQGLIEGMNEQGCLIIFEKVTLNDSLFNRLFIRYYYNMKKRQGYSDVEIARKREALENVLIPYRPEENYELLASVGFSHVEEFFRWYNFSGILAVK
- a CDS encoding methyltransferase family protein gives rise to the protein MKASCQSFVIHYGNFLFKYRNVVFPLVLVALLFGFRPLPPLDNTDDGLGMDILGFFISAMGEGVRIAVIGLAYIKRGGLNKRVHADTLVREGIFAHCRNPLYLGNLLILFGLFLIHNNPWVYILGLGFFLTAYAAIVMAEEFYLEGKFGADYQDYCRRVNRWLPQLRGLRKTLRSMQFNWRRAVAKDYASTYSWMVLALLVMGYESLPLPLTEKDIFWINGLCVIFVLLTTIFAIARYLKKSGYLTEKKG
- a CDS encoding outer membrane beta-barrel protein — encoded protein: MSSKHNLFSITILLLVLMPLTVQANELAGIRPYLQPRLGFENSFYNYTKPDAVSDVRLESPSEEPHIGATLGADLGRYWGIEFAYDYIKTNLLQTSGKKAGDYATTTWLGQLRFRYPLLQDRLVPYLLAGGGIGIGEFSGREDFSFTGGGSDTVPLGVVGGGAEYFITDNIALGVEAKYYFGFHPEISISTEERELTLDAVGVTANMRVYLDQLATGKYAWLGEQRPARDKDAMRGYLSLRGGVAFLTDRNAVPEASFDSTSGPWPSGSIGMNFNKHWGVELAGDYGRTQLRSPVLGKITGYPIWTISALGRFRYPLLNDKLSPYLLAGPGLGFAEIGDPDQPLSVTGLSGGQDNSIVAIFGAGVDYFIGYNVAFNLEVKRAAFFNTQVKINGQSETLSPEFVSLTAGIRVFFP
- a CDS encoding dihydroorotate dehydrogenase yields the protein MAETFNTDLSDTDWARLKVDFCGLELQSPLVLLSGCVGFGEEYTRVVGFSNREVGAVCLKGTTAAPRLGNALHRIYETPMGMLNAIGLQNPGVDYVVDHILPALDFSETRYIANVSGSTIEEYTAVTRRFDNSPIDAIEINISCPNVKEGGVAFGNDPHMSARVVEACRKVTRKPLITKLSPNQTSIEENARRCIEAGTDGFAVINTLMGMAIDIEQRTPLLGNIQGGLSGPAIKPIALLKVRQVYQACRAHGIPIIGQGGVASGKDALEFLIAGATTVGVGTALFYDPLLCAKINAEIVAYLKRHDLRAVAQLTGSLRLAEEVSDCVVSG
- the hemF gene encoding oxygen-dependent coproporphyrinogen oxidase; the encoded protein is MSHSGNDPEITAVKSYLLDLQDRICSTLEQEDGAAPFMEDTWRRAAGGGGRSRVLSEGALFEQGGVNFSHVFGEGLPASATAQRPELAGRRFEALGVSLVIHPYNPYVPTSHANIRFFMASKEDAAPIWWFGGGFDLTPYYPFEEDAIHWHRMAREACIPFGETVYSRYKKWCDEYFYLKHRDETRGIGGLFFDDLNEWGFSRCFDFMQSVGDHYLLAYLPIVQQRKTLTYGERERDFQLYRRGRYVEFNLLYDRGTLFGLQSGGRTESILMSLPPLVKWRYHWQPAPGTPEARLYEKFLRPQDWLAEETRGAVDRY
- a CDS encoding TetR family transcriptional regulator; translated protein: MEKIASTSDIILDTALELAEETSWENVRLYHVAQRAGLTLNHIRRYFREKEELVDAWLDRADRAMLDETNCPHFLALSPRERLNQLFMAWLEALSPHRPVMRQMVFNRLEPGHLHMQVASLLRISRTVQWAREAAQREQTFLFRAFDETALTSTYLAAFLCWLNDSTQNYQRTRRLLDRILYLGEVIESLKPSFLRPYQPEENFTPAPPQEAR
- a CDS encoding metal-dependent hydrolase; the encoded protein is MDTLTHALSGALLARATASSKQPTGQLRVGERVLLGALAATFPDSDFILRWTTDLLTYLNLHRGITHSVVMLPIWGALLATLFWRLRGKQKPWQVYFGVSLLGISIHIAGDVITAYGTQIFAPLSNYKAAWPTTFVIDPWFTGIIVIGLLGCWYWRHSRLPAVIGLAILAVYVGFQGMLRAQALALGHEYARQQSLANIRVHALPQPLSPFNWKIVVAAPQKYYVSQVNLLRKQIPVPALPNSPFWVGLYTAYPPLTAMKWTQYQRYGNSNEESLARTVWQQEILQGYRQFAQLPTLYAIDRKAGRLCVWFVDLRFILPNLIPPFRYGGCRQAQDSGWELRQLPGTPGA